A region from the Kineothrix sp. IPX-CK genome encodes:
- a CDS encoding Rrf2 family transcriptional regulator, whose product MKISTKGRYAVRVMIDLALNNTGEYVKVKQIAERQGISEKYLEQIIAILNKAGYVKSARGAQGGYRISGSPENYTVGMILRLTEGSLCPVACLEDEVNECERCDTCETLGVWKELNDAIDKVVDGVTIANLIERQMVREDAIDYSI is encoded by the coding sequence ATGAAAATTTCGACGAAGGGACGTTATGCGGTCCGCGTTATGATCGACCTGGCGCTGAACAATACGGGTGAGTATGTTAAGGTGAAGCAGATAGCGGAAAGGCAGGGAATTTCGGAAAAGTATCTGGAACAAATTATCGCCATTTTGAATAAGGCGGGGTATGTGAAAAGTGCCAGAGGTGCACAGGGCGGATACCGCATTTCGGGGAGCCCGGAAAACTATACGGTAGGAATGATCCTCCGGCTGACCGAGGGCAGCTTATGCCCGGTGGCATGTTTGGAAGATGAGGTGAATGAGTGCGAAAGATGCGACACCTGCGAGACCTTAGGGGTATGGAAGGAATTGAACGACGCTATCGATAAGGTGGTGGACGGTGTGACGATTGCGAATCTGATAGAGCGTCAGATGGTAAGAGAAGACGCCATAGATTACTCAATTTGA
- a CDS encoding Cof-type HAD-IIB family hydrolase produces MKYIFLDIDGTLFDHNALCIPESTKRAVELARKKGNKIFISTGRSSCMIDLVDEIGFEGVIAAAGAYVKVGEEVIYEESIEKEELKEITSFCDEQNVAYILEGKSGVYLDSKVTGFFDGMGGMDNSLKAFFSHKMFRGMKEYLVDKEIIYKMGLYALREKDLFKVEERFSQGFHMVPGQVDERYPYSAELLLLKNNKASGIRRAIEYSGGNMADTVAIGDSLNDLEMIKECTIGIAMGNADERLKPHADFVTADVGKHGIYKAFERFQLI; encoded by the coding sequence ATGAAATATATTTTTCTGGATATTGACGGTACGCTGTTCGACCATAATGCTCTTTGTATTCCGGAGAGTACGAAGCGAGCTGTGGAGCTGGCGCGGAAGAAGGGAAATAAAATTTTCATTTCTACGGGACGCTCTTCTTGTATGATTGACCTTGTTGACGAAATTGGCTTCGAAGGGGTGATTGCGGCTGCGGGAGCATATGTGAAGGTCGGTGAGGAAGTTATCTATGAAGAAAGTATTGAAAAGGAAGAATTGAAAGAAATCACAAGCTTTTGTGATGAACAAAATGTGGCATATATTCTGGAAGGAAAAAGCGGAGTCTATCTGGATTCCAAAGTGACCGGATTCTTTGATGGAATGGGCGGTATGGATAATTCGCTGAAGGCATTTTTTTCCCATAAAATGTTTCGGGGGATGAAAGAGTATCTTGTAGATAAAGAAATCATATATAAAATGGGGTTATACGCACTGCGCGAGAAAGACTTATTTAAGGTAGAGGAACGGTTCTCACAGGGATTCCATATGGTGCCCGGACAGGTGGACGAGAGATATCCGTACAGCGCAGAGCTTCTGCTTTTAAAGAACAATAAGGCAAGCGGGATAAGAAGAGCGATAGAATATTCGGGCGGGAATATGGCGGATACGGTTGCTATAGGCGACAGTCTGAACGATTTGGAAATGATTAAGGAATGTACAATAGGAATCGCTATGGGAAATGCGGACGAACGGTTGAAGCCTCACGCGGATTTCGTGACGGCGGATGTCGGAAAGCATGGGATATACAAAGCTTTTGAGCGGTTTCAATTGATTTGA
- a CDS encoding MetQ/NlpA family ABC transporter substrate-binding protein, with protein sequence MKKRILTAVLATVLAAGTLTACGSAGETATAPAETESTEAPEETAAPAEETAQAEEPAAEVTEKGTITVAATEVPHSEILEAAKPILAEQGWDLQVTVFNDYVQPNEVVESGEFDANYFQHTPYLDSFNEEKGTHLVNVGEIHYEPLGIYAGTESDLANISDGATIAVPNDTTNEARALLLLQDNGIITLKEGAGMEATKNDIAENPHNVEIVELEAAQVARVIGETSFVVLNGNYALQAGLNAQTDALAYETSDSEAAKTYVNVIVVKEGNEGNEGVKALVDVLKSDEIKDFINEKYQGSVVPFE encoded by the coding sequence ATGAAAAAAAGAATTTTAACAGCAGTATTAGCGACAGTCCTTGCGGCAGGTACTCTCACCGCATGCGGCTCTGCGGGCGAGACGGCTACAGCACCGGCAGAAACGGAGAGCACAGAAGCTCCCGAAGAAACAGCAGCACCGGCGGAGGAGACGGCGCAGGCCGAGGAGCCTGCAGCAGAAGTAACAGAAAAAGGAACCATCACGGTAGCGGCTACGGAAGTTCCCCATTCGGAGATCCTGGAAGCAGCAAAGCCTATTTTGGCAGAGCAGGGCTGGGATTTGCAGGTTACGGTATTCAACGACTACGTTCAGCCTAACGAAGTAGTGGAATCCGGTGAATTCGATGCGAACTATTTCCAGCATACACCTTATCTCGATAGCTTTAATGAAGAAAAAGGAACACACCTTGTAAATGTAGGTGAGATTCATTATGAGCCTCTTGGAATTTATGCAGGTACGGAATCCGACCTTGCAAATATTTCCGACGGAGCGACGATTGCAGTTCCTAACGATACGACCAATGAGGCGAGAGCGCTTCTTCTTTTACAGGATAACGGAATCATTACCTTGAAAGAGGGCGCAGGTATGGAAGCAACCAAGAACGATATAGCGGAGAACCCTCACAACGTAGAGATTGTTGAGCTGGAGGCAGCTCAGGTTGCCAGAGTTATCGGAGAGACCTCTTTCGTAGTGCTGAACGGTAACTATGCATTGCAGGCGGGCTTAAATGCTCAGACAGATGCTTTAGCATATGAAACTTCCGATTCCGAAGCGGCTAAGACCTATGTAAATGTTATCGTTGTTAAAGAAGGCAATGAAGGCAACGAAGGCGTAAAAGCGCTGGTGGATGTATTGAAGTCTGATGAGATTAAAGACTTCATCAATGAGAAATATCAAGGTTCCGTTGTACCTTTTGAATAG
- a CDS encoding methionine ABC transporter permease yields the protein MWDNATIMMLIKETGTTLYMTLTSTFFAYCIGLPMGIFLVITAKDGLRPNAVTYKILDVIANIVRSVPFLILLMLLIPFTRFVVGKSYGATATIVPLTVAAAPFIARLVESSLLEVDRGVVEAAQSMGASTGTIVWKVFLGEARTSLIAGATIALGTILGYSAMAGAVGGGGLGDVAIRYGYYRYQADIMIVTVILLVILVQILQYIGTRMSKKLDKRITG from the coding sequence ATGTGGGATAATGCGACAATAATGATGCTTATAAAAGAAACGGGCACCACCCTGTACATGACGCTGACATCGACGTTTTTTGCTTATTGTATTGGACTGCCTATGGGAATTTTTCTTGTAATTACTGCGAAGGACGGTCTTAGACCTAATGCGGTAACTTATAAAATATTGGATGTAATTGCAAATATAGTGCGAAGCGTTCCGTTCTTGATTTTACTCATGCTGCTGATTCCCTTTACCAGATTTGTGGTAGGGAAGAGCTACGGAGCTACAGCGACGATAGTACCGCTTACTGTGGCGGCGGCACCCTTTATCGCCAGGCTGGTGGAATCTTCTCTTTTGGAGGTGGACCGCGGCGTGGTAGAGGCGGCGCAGAGTATGGGAGCCAGTACCGGAACTATTGTTTGGAAAGTTTTTTTGGGAGAGGCAAGAACCTCTTTGATTGCGGGAGCTACCATAGCTCTTGGAACGATCTTGGGATATTCTGCGATGGCAGGTGCCGTTGGCGGCGGCGGCCTGGGCGATGTGGCGATACGCTACGGATATTACCGCTATCAGGCCGATATCATGATCGTTACGGTTATTTTATTAGTTATACTTGTTCAGATTCTGCAATATATCGGTACGAGGATGTCCAAAAAGCTGGATAAACGAATTACCGGATAG
- a CDS encoding methionine ABC transporter ATP-binding protein, producing the protein METIIQVKDVGKTFIGKDNTVEALKGINLEIHKGEIYGIIGMSGAGKSTLVRCLNFLEKPTTGTVMIEGKDLAGLPENELRRTRTQIAMIFQHFNLLMQRTVLDNICFPLEITGQKKKEARSRAKELLEIVGLSEKAKAYPAQLSGGQKQRVAIARALATNPKILLCDEATSALDPTTTKSILALLKDINEKYGITIVIITHEMAVVQEICTHVAIIDGGTLAETGTVEEVFTRPQTPAAKALVFQNGGNHEQMRGKRCIRIVFKDHSSFEPVIANMVLECKAPANILLADTKDIGGVAHGQMILQLPEDEIIARKMIHYLKERKLEVEELSNYVG; encoded by the coding sequence ATGGAGACTATCATACAGGTTAAAGATGTCGGAAAGACATTTATTGGTAAAGATAATACGGTAGAAGCGCTAAAGGGCATCAATCTGGAGATTCACAAGGGTGAAATCTACGGAATCATCGGCATGAGCGGTGCGGGGAAGAGTACGTTGGTACGCTGTCTGAACTTTCTGGAGAAGCCGACCACTGGTACGGTCATGATAGAAGGAAAGGACCTCGCCGGCTTGCCGGAAAATGAACTGCGACGGACCCGCACACAGATAGCAATGATTTTTCAGCATTTTAATCTGCTCATGCAAAGGACCGTTCTGGATAACATCTGCTTCCCCCTGGAAATTACGGGGCAGAAGAAAAAGGAGGCCCGCAGCCGCGCGAAGGAGTTGCTTGAAATCGTAGGACTTTCCGAAAAGGCGAAGGCTTATCCGGCGCAGCTTTCCGGCGGACAGAAGCAGAGAGTGGCTATTGCCAGAGCCTTGGCGACCAATCCGAAGATTCTGCTCTGCGACGAAGCCACAAGCGCTCTCGATCCTACCACGACCAAATCCATCCTCGCTCTTTTGAAAGATATTAATGAAAAATATGGCATTACTATTGTCATCATTACCCATGAAATGGCTGTGGTGCAGGAAATATGCACTCACGTAGCAATTATAGACGGCGGAACGCTGGCGGAAACCGGAACGGTGGAGGAGGTCTTTACAAGGCCTCAGACACCGGCCGCAAAAGCGTTAGTATTCCAGAATGGCGGAAACCATGAACAGATGAGAGGCAAACGCTGCATCCGCATCGTTTTCAAGGATCATTCTTCCTTTGAACCGGTCATTGCCAATATGGTTCTGGAATGCAAGGCGCCGGCCAACATCCTTCTGGCCGATACAAAGGATATCGGCGGCGTGGCACACGGACAGATGATATTGCAGCTTCCGGAGGATGAGATCATAGCAAGAAAGATGATTCATTATCTGAAGGAAAGAAAGCTGGAAGTGGAGGAGTTGAGTAACTATGTGGGATAA
- a CDS encoding transposase, which produces MKREILSFSNKISRKLSKPDKKFTSDMTYGMLASGSCLLTDIADQLHEDSKKVNSVERLTRHLNKGTSKQALLSYLQTVRKWVPDDPVIHIDDSDVIKPDGYKFEALGMVRDGSKSTKTKNVYEKGYHVTEACVMTKDNHPVSIYSKIHSSKEKTFTSVNSVTFDAMERGKAMFGKATFVMDRGYDDNKMFLKLDELKQDYVIRLTAKRKLLFHNKWVAATELRNRRKGKITTPVFYKGKKREAYLSHVKVQITASRKDIFLVLVYGITEYPMMLATNKELKSRDDVIRIARLYFSRWRIEEYFRCKKQVFQFENFRVRKLKAINALNFYITMCMAFLALVSMKAETNALKVSIIQTAAPIKEKVQFCYYRLAKGISGILSYAKEGVRLWFRTKRPAYRQLCFKLIA; this is translated from the coding sequence TTGAAACGTGAAATTTTATCTTTTTCAAACAAAATATCCCGTAAGCTTTCCAAACCGGACAAAAAGTTTACTTCGGACATGACCTATGGCATGTTAGCTTCTGGTAGTTGTCTTCTGACTGATATTGCAGATCAACTTCACGAAGACTCTAAAAAGGTCAACAGTGTTGAGCGCCTTACCAGACATTTAAATAAAGGGACTTCCAAACAAGCCTTACTTTCTTATCTTCAAACTGTTCGTAAATGGGTGCCCGATGATCCGGTAATCCATATCGATGACAGTGACGTCATCAAGCCTGACGGATATAAGTTTGAGGCTCTTGGTATGGTAAGGGATGGTTCCAAAAGTACTAAAACAAAAAATGTCTACGAGAAAGGCTACCATGTAACAGAGGCCTGTGTCATGACAAAAGACAATCATCCTGTCAGCATTTACTCCAAAATCCATTCTTCAAAAGAAAAGACCTTCACCTCTGTCAATAGCGTTACCTTCGATGCCATGGAGCGTGGAAAAGCAATGTTTGGAAAAGCTACTTTTGTTATGGACCGGGGCTATGATGATAATAAGATGTTCCTTAAGCTTGATGAATTAAAACAGGACTATGTGATTCGGCTTACTGCTAAAAGAAAGCTCCTTTTCCATAACAAATGGGTAGCTGCCACAGAACTTCGAAATCGTCGGAAAGGTAAAATCACGACACCTGTATTCTATAAAGGTAAAAAACGGGAGGCTTATCTATCCCATGTGAAGGTTCAGATCACCGCATCCAGAAAAGACATTTTTCTGGTTCTTGTCTATGGCATCACAGAGTATCCGATGATGCTCGCAACGAACAAAGAATTAAAATCCAGAGATGATGTAATCCGGATTGCAAGACTTTATTTCTCCCGCTGGCGCATCGAGGAATATTTCCGCTGCAAGAAACAGGTCTTCCAGTTCGAAAACTTCCGAGTTCGGAAACTGAAAGCAATCAATGCTCTAAATTTTTACATTACCATGTGTATGGCATTTCTTGCGCTGGTTTCAATGAAAGCAGAAACAAATGCCCTAAAAGTTTCAATCATACAGACAGCAGCTCCTATAAAGGAAAAAGTTCAATTCTGCTATTACCGATTAGCGAAAGGTATCTCTGGTATACTGTCGTATGCAAAAGAAGGTGTCAGGCTTTGGTTCAGAACAAAACGTCCTGCATACCGTCAACTTTGCTTTAAGCTGATCGCATAA
- the cysK gene encoding cysteine synthase A has product MANIKNSATELIGGTPLLNVKNFAKATGVENATLLAKLEYFNPAGSVKDRIALAMIEDAEKAGKLKEGATIIEPTSGNTGIGLASVAAARGYRAILTLPDTMSVERRNLLKAYGAELVLTEGAKGMKGAIAKAEELRDTIPGAVILGQFDNPANPAVHEATTGPEIWQDTDGEVDIFISGVGTGGTITGAGKYLKSKKADVKIIAVEPEASPVLSGGKPGPHKIQGIGAGFVPAVLDTQIYDEIIPVKNEDAFAAGKAIAVKEGILVGISSGAVLHAAVEVAKRPENAGKTIVILLPDSGDRYLSTPLFTEE; this is encoded by the coding sequence ATGGCAAATATTAAGAACAGCGCAACGGAACTGATTGGAGGAACTCCCTTATTGAACGTGAAGAACTTCGCTAAGGCGACGGGAGTAGAGAATGCGACACTGCTGGCGAAGCTGGAGTACTTCAATCCGGCAGGCAGCGTAAAGGACAGAATCGCACTTGCGATGATCGAGGATGCGGAGAAGGCTGGTAAGCTGAAGGAAGGCGCGACGATTATCGAGCCTACATCGGGCAATACGGGAATCGGTCTTGCATCTGTTGCGGCGGCGAGAGGCTATCGTGCGATTTTAACGCTTCCCGATACCATGAGCGTGGAGAGAAGAAACTTGTTAAAGGCATACGGAGCGGAATTGGTGCTGACAGAAGGCGCGAAGGGAATGAAGGGTGCTATCGCCAAAGCGGAAGAGCTTAGGGATACCATACCCGGAGCAGTTATTCTCGGACAGTTCGATAATCCGGCTAACCCGGCAGTTCACGAAGCTACCACGGGACCGGAGATATGGCAGGACACCGACGGCGAGGTGGATATCTTTATTTCAGGTGTAGGAACGGGCGGAACGATCACCGGTGCCGGAAAATATTTGAAGTCCAAGAAGGCAGATGTGAAGATTATCGCAGTAGAGCCGGAAGCATCTCCTGTACTTTCCGGAGGCAAGCCGGGACCTCACAAGATTCAAGGTATCGGCGCAGGGTTCGTACCCGCAGTACTGGATACACAAATTTATGACGAAATCATTCCTGTAAAGAATGAAGACGCTTTTGCAGCAGGAAAAGCGATTGCGGTAAAAGAAGGAATCCTGGTAGGAATTTCCTCCGGCGCAGTGCTCCATGCAGCAGTTGAAGTAGCAAAGAGACCTGAGAATGCAGGAAAGACAATAGTTATCCTTCTTCCTGATTCAGGAGACCGTTACCTTTCCACACCTTTGTTCACAGAAGAATGA
- the arcC gene encoding carbamate kinase yields the protein MKKKVVVSLGHQALGYTTLQQWDAVKITAKALADLVEEDYQLTITHSNGPQVSMIHKAMTELRRVYTDYTPAPMCVCSAMSQGYVGFDIQNSLRAELLSRGIPKTVSTILTQVTVDPYDEAFYEPTKLIGRNMSAEEAEAELEKGNYVVEEAGQGFRRVVAAPKPIDIVEIEAIRLLAEAGQVVIACGGGGIPVIEQNHALQGASAVIEKDSIAGKLAEDLNADQLIILTGVPCIYKNYGKEDQEALSTLSITEAQKYIEEKQFGEGNMLPKIEAAIAYLKACPKGSVLIASLDNVADAVKGKGGTVITMNP from the coding sequence ATGAAGAAAAAAGTGGTGGTATCTCTTGGTCATCAGGCATTGGGCTATACGACATTGCAGCAGTGGGATGCCGTAAAGATAACGGCAAAAGCATTGGCGGATTTGGTAGAGGAAGATTATCAACTCACTATCACCCACAGCAACGGACCGCAGGTAAGCATGATTCACAAGGCGATGACGGAGCTTCGCCGCGTATATACCGACTATACTCCGGCCCCTATGTGCGTCTGCTCGGCGATGAGTCAGGGCTATGTGGGCTTCGACATCCAGAACTCTCTGCGTGCGGAGCTTTTAAGCCGCGGCATACCCAAGACAGTCAGCACCATTTTGACACAGGTAACAGTAGATCCCTACGACGAGGCTTTCTATGAGCCCACCAAGCTTATCGGACGCAATATGTCCGCGGAGGAGGCGGAGGCCGAACTTGAAAAAGGAAATTACGTGGTGGAGGAAGCCGGACAGGGCTTCCGAAGAGTCGTTGCCGCACCTAAACCTATCGATATTGTCGAAATCGAGGCCATCCGCCTTCTGGCGGAAGCCGGACAGGTAGTCATCGCCTGCGGCGGCGGCGGAATTCCTGTTATTGAGCAGAATCACGCTCTGCAAGGCGCATCCGCAGTTATCGAGAAGGACTCCATCGCAGGAAAGCTCGCTGAGGATTTAAACGCCGACCAGCTCATTATTCTTACCGGAGTTCCCTGCATCTATAAGAACTATGGAAAAGAAGATCAGGAAGCACTAAGTACCCTTTCCATAACGGAGGCTCAGAAATATATAGAAGAAAAGCAATTCGGTGAAGGTAATATGCTTCCCAAGATCGAAGCTGCAATTGCTTATTTAAAGGCTTGTCCTAAGGGCAGCGTCCTCATCGCTTCGCTGGACAATGTTGCTGATGCGGTAAAGGGTAAGGGCGGAACAGTTATCACAATGAACCCATAG